The Camelus ferus isolate YT-003-E chromosome 26, BCGSAC_Cfer_1.0, whole genome shotgun sequence nucleotide sequence GTTTTCTATAAGTtgccttttcagtcttttttgttttcctccattAGCAACTACGACTCTTTTTAGTTGTCATTTTAGCTCTAAGAGTCACTTCTAGTAGTAAGTACATTTGAGGCTAAAAAGATTGTTTCGTCTTCCCAGGATGAAGTCAACCAGATCATGGAAACCAACCTGTGGCTACGTCACGTATGTGTCTGCGTCATGTGCTCTTGTCTTGGAACTGTGTTACTTGTGTGTCAGGTTAACGATGTCTAATGGATAAAATCCACTAGCATTCTTTCTAGAAGCTCCAACTTACGATAGAGCATTACCTATCTCCAAAGCCCAAAGTTCACCTCTGGTAACAGCTGGCTGGGAGCAAGCTTTGTGGGTGCAGAACCTAGCAACACAGTTCTCTCTGACCCTGTCCTTTCTGGTTTCTGCTCTCAAGTCTCctggttattttgtttgtttgtttgttttgttttgtttcgtttttgcagcggggggaggtaattaggtttatttatttatctgatttttcagtggagttactggggattgaacccaggacctcatgtatgctaagcatgcactcaaccactgagctctaccctccccctttaaGTGTCTGGTTTTTACCTGTATCTCGTGGGTTAGATTCCCAGCATCTGGTTTTATCAGTCCTACCATCTCGTGCCTCCTTCCTGTCTTAATCTCGTATGCAGACTTTGTACCAAACTCATTATCATACATTTGAACTACCCTTTCAATATTAAAAACGCGTTGCCGCTCCAGGTTGAGCCTAGTCCAGGGAATACGGAAGCTGAGCCCGTAAACTTGGCCAGCAAATTAATAATCAATTCTTAGCTAATATCTATTAGATAATTCATATTTGCCAAAATCAGCTCAGCAATCCACCTCCTTGTTCCCCATGGATTTACTCACCCAATTTTTGATAGAAACCGATGTACCCTTTAAATaagaactttttgaaaaaacTGCTGAACTGACATAGAATTAACACTGGAAGtaagttaaggattttttttttaagttttttaaaaaaaatttttttaaatctatatttatatatatttttctaacttttttttagtggggaggtaattagatttatttatttatatatttttgtttttatttaaaaaatttttaaaatatgtatgtttactgaagtatagtcagtttacaatgttgtgtcaatttctggtgtgtagaacaatgcttcagtcatacatgaatatacgtatattcgttttcatattctttttcaccataagttactctgagatattgactatagttccctgtgctatccagtatatattttttacttttttaatggaggttactggggattgaacccaggacctcatgcatgttaagcacgtgctctacccctgagctatatacCACCCCCCaagttaagtatttttttaactgactcCTCTTCCCTTTAGATCTGGAATGATTATAGACTGCGCTGGGACCCAGTGGAATACGATGGTATTGAGACGCTGCGTGTTCCTGCAGATAAGATCTGGAAACCTGACATAGTTCTCTACAACAAGTAGGGGCATCTGACAGCCAGTCTCTTTCCAAAGTTGCCTCTGGTACAGGCTGAGCCAAAGCACAGGGGCGTCACTCACGGTGTCTGATTTACTTTGCAGTGCTGTTGGCGACTTCCAAGTCGAAGGCAAGACAAAAGCTCTTCTGAAACACGATGGCATGATAACCTGGACTCCACCAGCCATTTTTAAGAGTTCCTGTCCAATGGAcatcacttttttcccttttgatcaTCAAAATTGTTCCCTGAAATTTGGTTCCTGGACATATGACAAAGCTGAAATTGATCTCTTGATCATTGGCTCTAAAGTGGACATGAATGATTTCTGGGAGAACAGTGAATGGGAGATTGTTGATGCTTCTGGCTACAAGCATGACATAAAATACAACTGCTGTGAGGAGATATACACAGACATAACCTATTCTTTTTACATCAGAAGATTGCCGATGTTTTACACCATCAATCTGATCATCCCCTGTCTCTTTATTTCATTCCTAACTGTGTTGGTCTTTTACCTTCCTTCCGACTGTGGTGAAAAGGTGACGCTTTGCATTTCCGTCCTGCTTTCTCTGACTGTGTTTTTACTGGTGATCACGGAAACCATCCCGTCCACGTCCCTCGTGATTCCCCTGGTGGGCGAGTACCTGCTGTTCACCATGGTCTTTGTCACCCTGTCCATCGTGGTGACGGTGTTCGTGTTGAACATACACTACCGCACTCCCACCACCCACACCATGCCCACATGGGTGAAGACCGTCTTCCTGCGGCTGTTACCCCAGATCCTGATGATGAAGAGGCCTCTGGGCAAGATGAGGGAGACAAGATCTGACAAAAACCCCAAAAGCCTCTTTAGGAGGCCCGCCAAAGTCAAGCTTGATCATCGCAGGGAGCCCAGACTTCTTGAAGAATGCAGCCACTGTCATCATTCAAGTGAGCTTGCTGCCCCCAAGAGAAGGTTAAGGCATCAGCCTTCACGATGGGTGACCGAAAGTTCTGAGCACTCGCCGGAGGTCGAAGACGTGTTTAACAGTGTTCAGTTCATAGCAGAAAACATGAAGAACCGAAATGAAACCAAGGAGGTAAATGCATGTCTCCTGTAGCCTGTCCACCCgcagcagagctgggggcctGTATAGACATGGCGGATCTTCAGTGTGAGTTCTGACTGCAGGACATTCGGGGGGGTGGTACCCTACGATCCGGCTCTGTGGGCATGCAGTTGTGGGCAAACTGCCCTTGCGGGGGCGCGGCAAATCTCCACCTCCAGAAACGTTAATGCAAGTGAAATCTGGTTAAAACAGATGCTCAGGGCAGCCTTGGCTGATTAGACTGAGAGCCCCTGCATCAGGAAGGATGCAAGAGGGAAAAAGCCGGCCGAGGGGCCAGAGGAACGCCTGCAGAACCCCTcatgggctgggagctgggagctgggaagaagGCGAGTGAGCCTCCCGCAGCTCCAGTCCCACTTACTCTCCAGGACAGGGATGTACGTGCTGATTGAATGCGCCTCTGGGATAGTTTTAGCATCCACACATTCTGCCCCAGCTGCCCAGAGTCTAACCATAGCAGCTCAGACCTCCTCAGCCTCCAAAGAGAGAGCTCAAGAAATTGATGTCGATTTTCCACACTGGGCGGATGACTAGCTGGGGGCCTCTGATTGCTCATGCCGGGGGTCTGGGTCTGACCTGCCTGCAGCTGCCGGCATCCTTATCTCCTAGTGACAGGACACTGCAGACCTGAAGTCCGCCTGCTGGTGCCAGGAAGACACTGTGACTGCATGTCACACGGGTAGGGGTTGGGGTGCATCAGGGACAGGTGAGCCCAGAACTCCCCTCTGTGGTGACACCTTCGTCAAACCTAGGGGACAGTGGTTGCTGACTTAATCACCCCCGGGTCGGGCTCTTGGAGGTCAGGAacaggaaggagatgggaaatgCAGTGAACTGTCCCCGACCAGCGTGACCCCAAGGTCTAGAGGGCTGCCCTTTCCTGATGAGAGGAGGGGTCCAGCAGGAACATCCCACACCCCCTGCCTCGAGCCCATTTCCTGAACTCGCCAAGGGGTCAGAATGTCCCATGGTGCCCATGACAAGAGTGGAGCTATCTCAGCACCTTTTTGGGGGTGTTCCTTGCAGTCAGATGATGTCCCCTGTGCCCCCCGGAAACCTGCTTACTCTTCTGCTCGCTGCCCGAGGACACGGGGCGTGGGTACCCACCCTCTTCAGGCAAACAGAACTTCTCTGTGTGCTACAGAGACACGGGTTAATCAGAAAAAGATCAATATTTGCTTGGAAAAGTGCCAGGAAATCGTCCGTGAAAAGGAAGCAGCTTCTTTTATGAAATAGGGCTCATCTCCCACGgcttcgatttttttttttaagttgcatgtCTTTCTGTTTGTCTTCCAGGTAGAGGATGACTGGAAATACGTGGCCATGGTGGTGGACAGGGTGTTCCTGTGGGTGTTTATAATTGTCTGCGTGTTTGGAACCGCGGGGCTGTTTCTACAGCCGCTGCTGGGGAACACAGGAAGTTCGTAAGGATGGATTTTCCCTTTATCCTCAGAAATGTACAGACCCTGTTTGTTTTGTCGTCCCCACCACAAGGAAAGGGATGGAAGCTCCCCACCAAGTTCCCATCGAGATGGAAAAAGAGGACTTTATTGCCAATGAGGAGCCCAAATGCCCTCCTTTGGGGGCACAGAGGAGTCCTTTAAGATGTTTTATGACACTGGAGCCCAGAGCTGGCAGCTCCTAACAGGGTTCTCTTGTCTGCACACATTGGCTTCCGGGGACACGACGATTCAATGGCACCGCAAACCATGGAATCAGCATCAAGCCTCGCGAAGCCTGGGCTCTGTTGTTCCTCCAGTTGACATGCTTCTCAGAATAATGACACCTGCCAACGTGACACTCTGGACCTTGGACTTGCTGATGTTTGCACCCCTTGTGAACTAGTGCATGCTTGCTGCCTTGTGCATGTCTCTGTGAAGTAGGGCACACATTTCAGCCTGATCGGATACATTAATTGGTCAAAAGTAGTAACAGGTCATCGGTCCATCCAGCAGGCTGTATTTAATTAGCATCCATCAGGCAAGAGACTTGAGCGGTGACCGACACTGTGCTGGACCTGCCAACGGTAGCAGAAATAGGTTCCGTCCACGCATGTGCAGCTTTTTTaggagaaaaccataaacaaagtgATCTCCAGGACTGGGTACCAGGTGGGGAATGTAACCGGAGCGATGGAAATAGAGCGTGATGTGGTGTGGCAGGACGGACCTGAAGCAGCCTTTGCTGCGGGTCCCAAAGGTGTCTCTTCTCATCCACGGCGTCCATTTGTTCTTTGTAGCTGAGACTGAAAAGTGTTTCTTCTCTAACACATTGTCATCTCATACCTTTTGAAGCCATTCTTTTCCCCTGGGGGAGAGCCTTGGGAATCCTGTCTCACTCCACtctaatttattatctttttatttttgtacacaATTTTTACAATAACTtgaagatgtattttatttttttaaaagttacttatttattttaatggaggtgctggggactgaacctcaggacctcaggcatgctaagcacgtgcgctaccactgagctgtaccctccccgccccAAGCAGAGGTCTTGAATTTGAGTTACtctgttctaaaatatttttactccTCATGTCTGTGACTTAGTATCtctatattttctgtctttttagaGGATGGGCTGTttcttgatacattttttttctaataatccaaattaatatttaatgtcattgtttgcagttttttaaacatttttattaatttataatcattttacaatgttgtatctgTTTGCAGTTTTAATTATGGTAAATACACATAACCAAATTGATCATCTGATCCTTTTTAGGTGTAATACCACAGTCCAGTGGTATTAACTacgttcacattgttgtgtaaacatcaccaccatccatccccataactcttttcatcttgcaaaactgaaactctgcacccattgaGCCAtaactcccccacctccctctcccccaggccctggccaccACCCTTCTATTTTGGTTCTTTAAATCTGATTACTTTAGGGAtgtcatgtaagtggaatcctacagtaCTTTTCTTGTTGTATCTAGCTTATTTCAGTAAGCATactgtcttcaaggttcatccatgttgtagcatgtgtcagcatttccttcctttttaaggctgtataatattccactgtatgtatggaccatattttgtttatctacttaCTCATCAGTGGTTATTGGGtcgggttgcttccaccttttgcttattgtgaataatgctgctatgaacatgggtgtgcaaatacctCTTTGAGTCATGGCTTTCAATTCCTTTgtttatatacccagaagtgaaattgctgggtcatatggtcattctattattaattttttttttgaggaatcatcatactgttttccatagtggctgcaccattttacgaTCCCATCTGCAGTGCACgagtgttctaatttctccacatcctccttgTCAGGCGGCAAGTACCCCCGAAGGCCAGCAAGCCCTGTACTCGCCCAGCTTCAAGACAGAAGAAAGAGACATCAGTGATTTGATAggcagctggggccgggggcAAGTACATAGGCATTTACTGAGCAGGCTCTATGATTACAAGGGAAGGTCAGGAGGATGAGGATGAAGCAGGGACTGGTCGAGCAGGGGATGCGCAGAGaacaagagaacagccatcttgggtggcCTGACGGGCCACTTGTTATTTTGTAGCCGTCCTAATGCGTGTAAGGTAATACCTtcgtggttttggtttgcatttccctaaagtgATGTTGAGTGTTATCTTCATGTACTCATtgtccatttgtgtatcttcttgggagaaatgtATATGCAAGTCCTCTGCCCTTTTTAAGAAATggttatttggggttttcttgttgctgagttgtaggaattctaCATACGCTGGATGTTAACCCCGCATCACATATGAAAATAAGACTGTTAAGCATTGCAAAGCGGGAAGATGGGAAGAAAGTGCTCCCAGCCAGGGGCAAAGAAACCCGATCCTGACTTCTTAACATATTCCTTTAGATGTGAACATACTCAGCCTTCCCAGCCCAGCTTTCCAGAAGTTTCTCAGTCATCCTCAGGGGCCGTGGGGCAAATCTTGGACCGatgagttaaaaaacaaacaaacaaacaaaaaactagcaacatgcacttaaaaagaaagaaaataagcgTTTGAATGAAAGAGGAATCACAGCATGGAGGTGTCTGTGTATTGGAACCATGGAACCAATGACTTTGAGGGGTGGAATGCAACTCGCAGATTATTTAGCTCAGgtctttggtttgtttgttttcaatctCAGGAGGTAGAGTGGCTTGCCTGTGATCACGTAGCCAACAAATTCAACTCTGGAACCTTCATCTCCTGACTTAAATGAGGGGgaaatagctcaatggtagagtgcatgcctagcacgcacgaggtcctgggttcaatccccagtccctccattaaaaaattaataagtaaaaataaataaacctaattaccttcccccctacaaaaaaaagaaaaagaaaaagacagtaaatCAACTGGGGTggcccctcttcttccctcccggCCCCACGTCCTCCCCAAAGGCCAGGGGAGAGCACCTTTCACCATcagtaatcagaaaagaaagctttgaaaCGTAAGCCAGCttagagagaggaggcaggaaatgCTGTCTTGTTTTAGGAGGGTCAGGACCATTAGGAGTGTCAAAGTTTATTCTAAcccagggcaggggctccagATGAGTTTTGTGGGATGTATAGGAGTCTTCAGAATGAGATGAGTCGTTGCTGAGTTGAGTAGCAGACATTTTGGGGAACACGAGTCATGGGCAGATGGAAGCATCCTCGGGGTTCTGCTCCCTAACTGACTGGTCTGTTCATGCTCCCTTGGCTGAGGCAGCAGGTGGGCGGAGATGACCTCTGACCTCCGACCTCTGACTTTAGTGATGCTGAAGTGTAAGGGGAGCTCAGCACACAGGGTCTCTGGGAGCCAAGTCGAGCAGTCTGCTCGCAGAGAGGCTGATTTGCCCCGCTGAGCTCTAGTCCCTGGTCCTCCTGTGGAATGATGTGGAATGTGGACCTGGGTGTTCGATCTGCTGGTTTTTCAAGTTATGTGGATAATCCAGCGTTTATATAAGATCTCCTAGTTTTAAAGTGTGGCAACTaaactaagaaggaaaaataaagttcttgTGTTAGCCAGACCAAACCTGCGTGCGGGGCTGTGAGTTGGCTGCTTTTGGCTAAACAAAGCAGGGCGTGGAGGTCCCGCCGAGGGCACAGGGATGGAAGTgtggaggggtggaggtgggggcaggaggaggggggctcCGGGAACCACCCAGAACCCACAAGGACCTAGAGAGTTCAACGTGGGGGGGGGTCTCCCCAGCCCCAACTGCCCCCAAGGCCTGGGGTGTGCCTCCTGGGTGTAGTGAGGGGACAGGGCTGGAGGAACAGGGCCATCACCCCGGCCCATACCCCTCTGACTTTGGAACTGTCACCTGAGTCCTTGAGCACCAGCCAGCCGTGCTCCAGCAGAGATGCTCCAgcacccctgacacacacacgtatatacacacacacgcacacaccacacacactacACCCTCACTGGGTACTTGGTTCAGGAGGAACAGTTGGGCTCCATCCGCACTCTTTTCTCCCCGAGGGTAGAATTTTGCAGATGGAGAGGACCTGCATCTTTAAACACGGATGCTCATAGTGCCTTCCTCACAAGGCTGCTTAGAAAGTTGCTTCAGATAATCTTCACAGTTTGGACTCTTCTGACTTCCCCTGAGATACTGCATTCGTCTGGTCTGGCGGGGACAACCTCAGGGCCACATCTAATTCTACAAGAGGCCAGGCTGCCCTGCTTGGGGTTGTGACAATCGCCACCAGTGGATATATTGCTGCCCTTGGCTAGTTTGCTTAAAACTAGGATTGTCCATACATCAAAGAAAGAGTGTTACTTTGATTTGCACTATTTTATTGACATACCGCACAGGAAGTCTTACTACAAAGAAGGAATATATGTCAGGTTAAACATAAATGGTAGTCACCATGGCTGTTAATTAAACAAATTCACCTTAATACATAGTAGTAGGTACTTTCCAGAAAGGATTATGACACAACCAAATGGCCCATCCCAGCCTGAAGATATTACTCTAATGTAGCTGATTAGAGACCATTTTTAAAGGGGCCAAAATCACAGGTAAGAGTCTTTGTTGTGTGTTATGACCACAGGCTATTCCACCAAACTAACCAGTGGATTGGTGGTCAGACCCCCTTAATTCAGGGACTAGTCTTAACACTAAAGAGGAGACAGTCAGAGGGCATGTCTCCTTGTATGGTAACTGGGAACTGCACACCATCATCTATGATGTATTCTGCCAACAGTATCAACTAGATGACGGTTGTAACTTTCcatttacaggaaatacaggaCCCAGAGAAACAAGCTAAATGGGACACCAGAAGCCAGCAACCTGACAAACACCCCCAAATGGGACACTTTGGTGGGAAAGATGATCTAGTTCTTTCAACAAGTCAGTgacaagaaagaaattaaaatagatttaagagGCATAACACTCTAGGTCAAATTCTGTTTTAGACAAGCTAGCTGTAAATTTAGGCTATTCTTGAGATAGCTAGGGAAACTGGAATATGGAATTATTACTTTTTCTAAGGATGATCATAGTATTTGAGGAAATTCTTAGCATAAAGGTGTTTCTTTAAGATGCATactaaaaattacacacacacctgcacaggGTTGGAGACATTGGGAGAGGCTGAACAAAAGTACCGATTTGTCCTCATTTTAGACAAATAACCCAGTCCAAACTTTGTGGTACTGGTTTAATTAGTCAACAAATACTAACGAAGCCCTACCATGTACTCAATTCTATTAGATGCTGTTGCGGATATAACAGATGATATGCTATGATCTAGCTAAGGGGATGAAGTTCACAGAATACAATAGTAGAGAACAACTAAGTTCCAAACTACGTATCACCGACTGCAAACTCCGCAGGCTCTCAGGGGCTCAGCAACGGCTTCGTGAGGAGGAGGTGTAAGCAGGGGCTGAAGGTCAGGGACAACGTGGTCAGCTCTCTGTGTGtccgtgtttgtgtgtgtgcacatgccaATGTGTGTTCACACGCATGATGAGAGTCATGTGGGTCTCCCAACATCCACTTGTTGGAATTAGCTGGCATGTTATGTCTACAGATTCTTCTGGctatacatttgaaattaaaattgctTTGCTTTAGTTATAGTTTGCAGTTCCATCTTTAGGATTATCATGCTGTATAAATGTTTATCCTCTCCTACATTGCAAACTATGAGCAGCTCCCAACCTAGCTGCGACAGGCTTAAGCTTTGTGCACACATAGAAATGCTTGACCTTTGCTGTATTTGTGTCGGAAAGAGGCTTGCTGTGGAAAGAGTTTCACGTGGcatttttttataattgaaaactGAACTCAAATCCAAATGCATCTGTCCAAGATTAGTACTGTCATTTACCCAGCAAACTGACGAGTTAGATAAAGATAAGACATGAGTTAAGTCAACAATGTTGTCAATAAAAGGAAGAGCAGTGATTTGCCCTTGGAGTCCACAATCCCATCGCGGATTTAAGGCAGGGAATCCTTGCTTCTCATCACAATGTGTTCCTGCAAATCTGGTCCTAAAGCTGTGACAAAGCAGATTATGTGGTCCCAAAGGAGCAAAGTTAGAATGAGAAGTTGtgtggtttgaaaaaaaatgtgaaaatgaatctatgtatatCTATGCATAACTGGgccatgatgctgtacaccagaaattgacacattgtacctgattatactttaatgaaaaaaaagaaaagaaaagcgaatattaaaaaaaaaaaggagtgtggTTTAAACATTGTGAAAGCTCCAGGATTTAATTTCCAAAGTGTAGAATTTGGGGCAGGAGAGAATTTCAGAGGTCATGAGCCACAACCTTTTTTTGTTGACCAGGAAACTAAaacccagagagggcaagtgtCTCACCTAAGGCCCCACAGCTCACACAGCTGGAGTAGAACCTGTGTCCTAGTGCCCTGGGGTCTACTTTGCCATGtttcctcccttaaaaaaaaatccagcaaaacGTGCAGAAAAGT carries:
- the CHRNA6 gene encoding neuronal acetylcholine receptor subunit alpha-6 codes for the protein MRPRKGQGSLCFGLCLWWYVLIPFFEGCAGCASEERLFHELFSHYNQFIRPVENVSDPVTVHFEVAITQLADVDEVNQIMETNLWLRHIWNDYRLRWDPVEYDGIETLRVPADKIWKPDIVLYNNAVGDFQVEGKTKALLKHDGMITWTPPAIFKSSCPMDITFFPFDHQNCSLKFGSWTYDKAEIDLLIIGSKVDMNDFWENSEWEIVDASGYKHDIKYNCCEEIYTDITYSFYIRRLPMFYTINLIIPCLFISFLTVLVFYLPSDCGEKVTLCISVLLSLTVFLLVITETIPSTSLVIPLVGEYLLFTMVFVTLSIVVTVFVLNIHYRTPTTHTMPTWVKTVFLRLLPQILMMKRPLGKMRETRSDKNPKSLFRRPAKVKLDHRREPRLLEECSHCHHSSELAAPKRRLRHQPSRWVTESSEHSPEVEDVFNSVQFIAENMKNRNETKEVEDDWKYVAMVVDRVFLWVFIIVCVFGTAGLFLQPLLGNTGSS